One Mya arenaria isolate MELC-2E11 chromosome 5, ASM2691426v1 genomic window carries:
- the LOC128234513 gene encoding uncharacterized protein LOC128234513, whose protein sequence is MAGLSRRNVTCQVSNAAIEKPFEVHGILCSVEKGSSPILTVPEHLNGESSTSICEVRNAIPAPAIDIHVGNALLSDIQQTDLFNRSSHTFTSTAKVTKTNKLWNGKEMCCTRKSYHDFGIADHSICKNITINCDPTLNLNTTSPVDLYPNITVIIKCFVDDCNTIGKWTFRWEGKNNTAIKTCKQTEECLLTLNYTGYGEKTYVCRAWNSEEFLRKLLTVLDTIQEEATTNPALVVTPKWHMSVLYAVSGTVIAVLVTTFTVLLCRRCNPHVYETLIRRMRPTVRERSTHVYDDVQSNIEVTALHNLGGVSASAIGKKDAPPLLDMEGHEVRSNENISHYDYVDTSSAQSDRRTNAPDANYIHAV, encoded by the exons ATGGCTGGACTGTCGAGACGGAATGTGACATGTCAGGTTTCAAATGCAGCCATTGAAAAACCATTCGAAGTACACGGTATTTTATGCAGCGTAG AGAAAGGTAGCTCGCCCATTCTAACAGTTCCTGAACACCTTAATGGAGAAAGTTCTACGTCAATCTGTGAAGTGCGCAATGCTATCCCAGCCCCGGCAATAGACATACATGTCGGCAATGCTTTGCTTTCTGATATTCAACAAACTGATTTGTTTAATAGATCTTCTCATACTTTTACAAGCACAGCTAAGGTGACAAAGACTAACAAACTGTGGAATGGAAAAGAAATGTGTTGCACCAGGAAAAGTTATCACGACTTTGGAATAGCAGATCATTCCATATGCAAAAACATCACTATCAATT GTGATCCGACACTGAATTTAAACACGACATCACCTGTTGATTTATATCCGAATATTACAGTGATcatcaaatgttttgttgacGACTGCAATACTATAGGGAAATGGACGTTTCGATGGGAAGGAAAAAATAACACTGCAATAAAGACTTGTAAACAAACAGAGGAATGCCTATTAACACTGAATTATACTGGGTATGGCGAGAAGACATACGTTTGCAGGGCATGGAATTCAGAGGAGTTTCTGAGAAAATTATTGACAGTTTTAGACACAATCCAAGAGG AGGCAACCACCAACCCTGCACTAGTTGTTACCCCAAAATGGCATATGTCGGTCCTTTACGCCGTATCGGGAACAGTTATAGCTGTGCTTGTAACAACGTTTACCGTGCTTCTATGTAGGCGATGCAACCCTCATG TTTATGAAACGCTTATACGCCGAATGAGACCTACAGTAAGAGAGCGAAGTACACATGTCTACGATGATGTTCAGTCTAATATTGAGGTTACTGCGCTTCACAATCTG GGAGGAGTCTCTGCAAGTGCAATCGGGAAAAAAGACGCCCCACCACTATTGGATATGGAAGGACACGAAGTTCGTTCAAACGAAAATATCAGCCACTACGACTATGTGGATACCTCATCCGCCCAAAGTGATCGTCGGACAAACGCACCAGATGCAAATTATATACATGCTGTATAA